GAGTCTTTCCGTATCAAAGAAGACATTCACAATTTAAAATTATCTTCCGAACTATCCGATGAGATCATCAAACTCATCAAAAAAAGAAAAAGTATCATCCGCAATACTCCTTCCATCTGGCCGACCAAAGGATATGTTTTGTTTCCTTTCGGAAAGTACCTTTCTCCCATCACTGGAAAAGAAGAATTGAACAAGGGACTCGACATCGGATCTTTTCCGGGAGCCGAAGTAGTTGCTACTGCTCCCGGTTTAGTTTTTGATACTGGATTTTCTCCTGCTACGGGATACTATATCAAACTCGCGCACAAGTTCGGATGGAAAACGATTTACTCCAATCTTGACCGGGTCAAAGTGAAAAAAGGAGAGCGTATATCCAAGTCGGATGTGATTGGTTATGTGGGAAAAACTCCCGAAAATCCAATCTACCATTTACATTATGAAGTCCATGTCGGAACACAACCACTCAATCCGTTTTCCTTTCTCAACCAAATTCAAGAATAATGCCCTC
The nucleotide sequence above comes from Leptospira kobayashii. Encoded proteins:
- a CDS encoding M23 family metallopeptidase, giving the protein MNFKSRLNLIFYRLRYKFQEWKLRLSQRYEDLDKKGRERLTIMVIPHTDRRTINFIISYKAISIFIGIVVILLVISAVNVLSHSGSVHQLTELNLTNKDFIRQSSKMKEEVGSLHETIQYYYEKISSLYIKLGGDPARVSKGMGGAANLNQFASLQGTPQTDITDESFRIKEDIHNLKLSSELSDEIIKLIKKRKSIIRNTPSIWPTKGYVLFPFGKYLSPITGKEELNKGLDIGSFPGAEVVATAPGLVFDTGFSPATGYYIKLAHKFGWKTIYSNLDRVKVKKGERISKSDVIGYVGKTPENPIYHLHYEVHVGTQPLNPFSFLNQIQE